Within Spinacia oleracea cultivar Varoflay chromosome 4, BTI_SOV_V1, whole genome shotgun sequence, the genomic segment ctagctttccttttcaagcatttttttggatccacaaatcctatgacatatcatgtacatagtttattccaacatttgattgaggaatacgttttgtcatccaattgccatatgtaccaatatgcaatcattgcttgaattatagactttagcattacgattatgcatgaggtttcaacataatccatgccatgaatttgcttgtaacctttagcaactaatctagctttgtgtgtgaacacaattccatgtttgatggtttttatccttaaaacaaacttgcaaccaataggtgtgaaactattcttgcaaatcaacaaaatttcaattttgtcatcaaaacattggttatgttttatggcctttaaccatctaaaacatttgagtctatatatggcctctaaccattttaaggaatctgggtttcgtcatagctttcttacaggtcacaaactcattaatctacatgataatagtttgactgtaagttgtaggtttcttcactatctaatagaagaattgcatagtttccgtgacctgaactccatgtttcttcactatctaatagaagaatctcatagtttcagtgacttgaactctatgcctactttggtatagaacatcaaataatagaatatcaatagccacttgaaagtcctttgaatattctgttctccttaaagcacttgtaaagtcttctaagagatgtctattctttaaagtcacttctaaagtctttaaagaataagttcggattatctgaagcacttcgaaaagcctccggaatgtccgtttatgtttgttgtttgcctcgaagactttcgaggtctattttctcccacttgtcattttgcaaacgaatctccaaaagtacatcatttcgagcaagcaaacattatgttctcaaaaattcgtgttagaaacaatacccttgtgtatcatttgaataaatcacaatgaaacatatatctatatttgggccttagtttgtcgaatgacaaacactaagctcccactgagttttgcaactctctagatatattttatgaaaagatattcttaaattacttttcaatagctttgacgaatttggtttagtttggtggtagttgagcattttgttttagaaattataggaaaagtctttatgatccatcattgatcgaatcaagtactaattgacttcgattattccaactaagatatgccatatcttatggacctagattgtgaaattacaacacacaatcattgatgatcattcttgacttaagtaatcatcaacatgatctaacctagatctttatgatttcttgccaagtgggatttatacttctgaatattTGAAcgagccaaacagattcaaacttatatcacattgagtaaataaacctatattcactcaaatctgtgtgaaataataaagtcataaaatcgtttttagctttgaactctattgtctaggcgttctaacaatagttcatattctttgttactttcaacaagtaagactatcttgtcttaaattgatctagaaatcaaccaactttcaaaagtccattaaaatagagcttttgaatgttaacttgttgatatggtctaagcaacaatgccaaagattagtggaactcaaatcaaggggttaatttgaacctagtaaagttcttattgtttaaagagttgtttgttttaatcaagcatattgactcaacccgtaaatgaccatttcattcaaataaacaaacaaacattgtttttgttcttcttgaatgtgagtctttctgtgttcgAAGCAGaattttaggtatgctgattatggaacaaaatagccattaagttccagcctttgaaaggacttaaaataaactagatgaccctacaactaatgtagcattgccatgcttcatttcccacttgtaggtcattagtgtagcctagcttccattgtttgagttattaccgaagtaagaacctcaagcggtatatgataccaaggaagtttgattgctaggtcacttctctttaaacataaacttataggtagaaacggaatcgtaaattcctttcatttgttcctcgttttcctatttcttgtaccctttcttatagtcttaagaattgaattctttagtgttgacttttatactttgttagacatgtccaatgtcactccaacaaggttcttaccatttaatttatgttgaatattctgtttcaactagatgatcttaccagaagcttctaaagttctctaagcatcgatctattcgaatgtctagggactagactcattcgagaattaaatggacaaagatattaggttgttaaccattggtaaagctgagtgtttaattctttatgatctcaaaactaccttgtattttgaattcacaagcaccaatcggtttgccattcgattttgatactcgaaaacaaccataaaagtcattaaaagaaacgtacatttaaattgctcattttctctcattttcgtgaatcgttcttggattcattaccaatcgaggaaatttactgttacctttctaaaaggatttattgcagtgcaagatatttaattataaacaataattaaaacattcattgaagcatgcaaagtctaaacatttatcatgaataataacttgaaaattaaagcaatcatgcaatttaaacaagtcattagcattttattcgaattatgtgttccggcaggtgtgaataaaatgattccaagaccctaaaaccattgaaaaattaagcacagtttgtcgactcaattctaaaacattttaggtgagcaaaagccttttgctaatagtctagaaactactcttggttgataggcacgtctaagaacttattaggtaaacctatcgattttgccacgacataaaaagactccttacttatatcgttgagtttcaccaaaactaacatgtactcacaattattggtgtaccttacccctttagtatcgataagtaacacctcgctatggcggaaaactattactaagatcgatgaaaaaaggatatccaagtaagtgttattttggcatggcaccttttaactcaatttttaagtttggaacttaaggctcttactatgttggttagattttaagtgaactaaaatccttaatcatgcaacataatcaagctttgatctcatgcattttaagacatatttaaaagcaataaataacttaaaacatgcataagataaatgtgatctagtatggcccgacttcatcttgaagatttaacttcaaagtccgtcttgaaaatctccgtgggaggcaccattttcttcaaatagaataaattataattaaaactaattacaactatttgatggtacgcagaccatatttgaattgaaaaacaactttggtactttagaccaattacattcaaattaatggtacgcagaccatattttctatcctatttgggccatactagtcacttcataacctgcaaaacagtacatatacaatatattgaaggaaataatgcccttggtccaagtatgcattctatgttaagtctaataaatgcggttcagtattaattaacaagttaataattcagtgagatcaagtgagctgaatgcctagctagagtccgtttcagttcaagtggagttaatgatattaatccacagcttactcttgactgaacccgtagggtcacacaaatagtacgtaaacggatcaagtatttaatggcattaaatactccatctatgaatattcggaatcgacggatcttggtttcagtgggagctgagatcgtcacagacaagaaatgaatactccggaaacgatgatattaccggaaacggaaatatggatcgtatcggaaatataaatattatccaagtcgtagatgttgccggaaacggaaacatggtacgtatcggaaaatattatcggaaatggaaatattaccagaatcggaaatattgccggaaacggaaatatggtcagaatcggaaatattatcggaatcgaaaaataattccggaaacagaaatattaaatatttgttcgaaacggaaattaattccggaatcggaaatgttaaatattgttcgtatcggaaatgaattccggaatcggaaatttaatcggaagcgtatcgtacgaataagcatcggacgaggcctgccggacgaaggcccagcacgaagccaagccatcgcccagcaagccaagcgcgccacacgaacagccaaggccacgccaggcccagcgcaaggccaggcccagtaggccgtggcagcgcgcacagcgcgcgcagcgtgcgcaggagctacgtgggcttgtagctcgcgtaggcctcgctgcgtgggctgctcgcacgcacgcgcatgggcggcccatcgtggctgccgtgtgtgtgtgcgtaagtgtttgtgttcatgcacgattcctaaaacgtgcagagttcggttaatgattaaattcctaattctatttgataaattaattaattagagttcttgtaggattctaggtttaattaatttgtatctgaataggattccaattccctttccatacccctataaatatgtggcttgggctcacaatttataacgagtttcaaagtattcaaagtgagtttttgagagaaaaattcagtcacacatcttgctcaaaagtgccgaaaattctagtaccttaagggcgattctagttggtcaatcttaaggcggatccggacgtgctgtggactatctacggagggacgacacttggagtcctaaggacttgttcttgttcggttcgggcgcagctagggagggcacgcaacaaagagtatgcatctaaattatgctatatgattatgtgtaaataatatgcattcctgggttaatggttgtttccgcatgatttatgtaatatcatatgtatcataacctaacatatataccattcacccattcattatcatgaatggcccacatagctggtgagtaaaacacattatgcatcacataaacatttgcagcaattaatcaagggcaccaataatctacaaattattcagtccttattaattctaatcaagttgttttaaccttaaggatttgtagacctaatcaagagtttatgactaaaaagggctcccactcaaaccaataaattcatatgctttactagttttaaacataaaaatgtatttctagtctaaccggaaacatacaaatttaattaaaatttaaagctcatataaatttataattgaatccaaaaagtttaatttaatttcagtcgtatttaaattaattcatgattttaattttagtaaaataattagaataaataaactttattataattacaatattcaaaattaaaatccaagaaaatattttatattattaattttaaaattaattaaaattacgtaaactgaaaatttcaaattaaaatttcaaaacgatctaatcgcaacgcaacaatcccacgcaacgcacgcccatgggccacacgcacacagccatcgctggccatgtgcgcgcagcccatgcgctgcgtcgcatcgctgctgctcaccatcgcaaggcatcacgcgagctggtgctcgctgcgcgcgccagcgctagacgcacgagcatgctgccgcagcccatcgctgggcgcagcactcgtcgcaacaagcactcgcacgacatcgctgggcgcagcgcttgtcgcatgtcgcaacaagcactcgcacgccatcgttgggcgcagcgctcgtcgtacgcacaacagcgctcgctacgcgcgagcaatcgatgcttggcgcagcactcgtggcacgcgagcttgcgctcgctgcgcgcgagactccgcacgcttgcgcgaggcagtgcgccctgcggcgcagctcgcttgctgcccacacgcgactgctcgtgccttgctctcgccctcacccattcgcccatcgcacacagcccacgacacaaggcagggctgctgccttgtgctcgtgcaccatggccttgctcattgcagtcgtaccgcatgggcgacgagctcccttgctcgtcgtcacatgtccgcactatacaacaccccttaagggtaacacgtagcgtccattgctttgtgcgtgcaagttatatgagcgaatcgcataaaattttaaaatttatattcaaaattaatgacaaattaataaataatattaatttcataattttagggcgaaaaatcaaaaatttattattcaattgatttccgattaacatggattcaagtcttggtcataaaaatttaaaatttaacataaatttacaatttttatggtggtttttaatcataggtatctaattaaattattactaattatgaaaatcaaattaattctaaattattccaattttcaacaaattaatcataattacaaattagattgcataattaacaaggctaggcattcaaacttgttaaacatatacagtaggtcaatcaaaaattcaagatttatcaacagcaatcgcaaatatttaatttaacatcttaaatttacgaaattttgcattcgaaaaactaaaacctccgaaaagtcatagttaggcttcgaatttgagaattctgggttcggccgaaaaatatttgtttttgtcaaaattttagaatgccttttacatgtggaattgacacaaaaatcactcgatttggatgagtaacgaaaaaactgccgaaaaactgcgtacgtataattaaataaacgcaatttgcaattaattaacaattacgaaaattaatcaccccttttaattctttcaaatttgtaatatttaaccatgttcatgcaatttagattatgaaaataataagaggctctgataccactgttaggttatgatacatatgacaattcataaatcatgcggaaaaaccataaagccaggaaagcatattatttacacataatcatttagcatagtttagatgcatactctttgttgcgtgccttccctagctgcgcccgaaccgaacaagaacaagtctctaggactccaagcgtcgtccctccgtagatagtccacagcacgtccggatccgccttaagcttgatcaactaggatcgcccttaaggtacttagaattttcggcactttataggcaattgtatgacttaatttttgctctcaaaaatcactttttaatacttgaaatctctatacaaaataatgaccctaggcctttatttatagaggtatggaaagggaatcgtaatcctattaggatacgaattaattaaactagaattctaatagagttcttattttaattaattcatccttttaggtttaggaatttaatcattagttgaaacctgatagctttaggattcgtacagcacaccaacacacacgcacgcacagcagcccacgaggggcgccatgcgcgcgcgcgcagcccgcgagctcgcagcccattgctgcgaggcccacacgctgccgcagccttggcgcgcgctgggcctgccttgcggtgggcctggcgcagccttggctggtgcgttgtggcgcgctggcttgctgggcgatggcccggcttcgtgctgggccttcgtctggcaggcctcgtccgatgctaattcgtacgatacgcttccgattaatttcccgattccggaattcatttccgatacgaacaatatttaatatttccgattccggaattaatttccgtttcgaacaaatatttaatatttccgtttccggaattattttccaattccggcaatatttccgattctgacaatatttccatttccggcaatatttccgattccggcaatatttccatttccgataatattttccgatacgtaccatgtttccgtttccggcaacatctacgacttggataatatttatatttccgatacgatccatatttccgtttccgacaatatcatcgtttccggagcattcatttcttgcctgtgacgatctcagctcccactgaaaccaagatccgtcgatttccgaatatccatagatggagtatttaatgccattaaatacttgatccgtttacgtactatttgtgtgaccctacgggttcagtcaagagtaagctgtggattaatatcaataattccacttgaactgaagcgtcctctagctaggcattcagctcacttgatctcactgaattattaacttgttaattaatactgaaccgcacttattagacttaacatagaatcactactacaaaatagagAATAGAAAATGCTGAATAGAGGACGGTTAGGTTTGTTAAGCGTTGTCTAGGAGTATAGAGTACGCATTTCTCTCAAAACAGTTGTGTGAAAAAAGAATAGAGTACAGTTACCTTACCTAACCGTCTTATATTTtttaccataataaaaaaatatataaaatataaaaatacttaataaaatataaaattgttTTCAAGATAACTGTTTCATATTCTTTTACAAAACTATttttacaataaaaaataaaccttaATTAAACCAAGTCAaccatttattttaaaataaaaaagaaaataacaaagcaattaaaattttaagcaGTACTCCCAAAAGTTAGGCAGCagatcgaaaatgaattcccaAAAGTTATGAGTTAGGCGCGCGAATTTAGAAAATTAACCCTAACACGTGCTCCAACCTCTACTCGCAAGAAAAACCGAAAACCTCTACACCGCCGCTTCTCACTCTGCCGTCGCTCCTCACTCTGCACCGCCGCTCTCTTGCACCCCTTTCCGGCCGCCTCCCAACCGCTGGTAAAACCCTCAGAAAAACACTCCAACCTATGCTCGGAAGAAAACCCGCAACTCCTCTGCACCGCCCCTCCTCACGCTGCACCGCCTCTCCCTTTCACTGCTTTCCGTCCTCCTCCCAACCTCCGGTAAAACCCGGCTGCCCCACTGCTGCCTTCAATTTCTAGGGTTAGTATGTGCTTAATTATGTttctctttaattttatttaacctATAACCTAAGGATTATGaatatttgtttgtttgtaATATATGATTAAAGAATTCAGTTTgataatttccaaaataaaaaagaataagaaaTTGTTTAGTTCAGTTTGATAAGCGTTGAATATGTTTATTGGCCTAATTGGTGTTTTCTTTGACCTGAATTTAATTTGGAACCGTGTCTTGAATTttacaattgaattttgatgaCTAGCTATTTTCTCGTATCAATAGGATGTGTTGGTGTTAATATTAATGCTCTTCTAAGGGATGATCCAGAGAAAGAATTTGTGCCTGAAACTAAGTTTGTACTTTCTACTGAGCAAGTCAATGATCAACCATTTCCCCATGTAACATTATTTTTTCAGTTAAATTGATCTAGTTATCATGTCAGGTTAATCTACAAGCTTTAAAACCAGTTAATCTACAAGTTTGCTGTTGCTCACAACTATCTATACCCGCAAAATAAACAGGTAGAAACTGAAATCCTAAAGAATAAATGAACTCATCAGAACTAACCAGAACTGATGCAAATCAACTAACATATCAAGTTATTAACTGAAATCCTAAAGACATAACTGATATGAACAGAACAGGTCAGAACTGATTGAGAATGAACTGATAAGAACTGATTATCGAGTTTGTATTAAAGAAGATGTCAACTCAAGTGCAGAATTGCCATGTCCCGAGGGGGAAATAAAATTTGTTTGTCAAAGCTCGGGTAGATTTTTAATATGGCCTTCTCATTTGGTTTTTCCGTTAAAGAAGGTACGTTATGTAAATTTTATGCATTACATATGACGATACTTATTTATTTCATTCAGCCTATAGTTTTTACatactttttatttatcttcTTTTTCGTGTTAATGTATAACAAGGCTGCTGATAAACAAATAACAAAGGAATTCACCGCGCCATCTCCACGCTCGCCATCATCACAATCATCATGCACTCGAAAGTATACGATCACTCCAACTGATAGGTTAAAGTTGACTTCTAATTtggttaaagttttcaaggatgTAGCTATTGGAATGAAAAACAGCGGAAAAACCAAATCCTTCACGATCCCGGCTAGAGTGTTCCTAAATGATCAATGTGTTAGCCTTGATTATGAAGACATGCTTGATTGGTGCTTTCAAAGAGAGATAAGATCATCTCACATGTTGATTTTAATGATGTAAGTGTGTTGTACCCTTTCTGATTCCAAGTAAATGTATATATTGGTTTCTAAAaaatgatttaattgttttttgaTGTGCAAGGCATCTGAGTGAGATGGTTCTCAAAGATGGCATCTCTGGGCTATATAGATTTTGTGATTGCACCTATCTATCCCCGCTAAGACGTGTGGAAAAAGAAGACGATCGATGTGActatttatatagggtatttGCGTGCAATGATGGCAAAAATAAATATCAACTATTCTTCTTGCCCTATATAGAAGAGTAAGTGAATTTTTCAGCTAATATTTTAATCAGTACTTTGCAACAGAAACAATAGTATCTATAATCACAGTACCTGACCCTACATCCCCGGACAATAtgatatttgtttttgtttttgtgtgtgTAGTCGGGATTGGATGTTGGTTGTTATTTGTCCATGGATTGCATTGGTTCAGTGGTTAGATCCACTTGGAGCACAAAATGAACCTCCCGAATTTGCTCAAACAATAATCAACAGGTATGTACTAAATTacttattttttcatatatttttccTATTGTAGtatattaaaattacataactAAACTATTAACAATTACTTAAGGCAATCATCAAATTTAGCGCGGATTACCGAAAAGATATCCCAAAAACAAAGAAGAACCCTTTCATTAAGTGGCAAAAAATTGAGGTATGTGATATTTATTACAATTTCGTAACAATATTAGTTTGTTAATACGTTGTATTCTTAGGTGCTTAATTATGTTGTAAACTTTCTTGTATAATAGTGCCCTCGCCAACCTCCAGGCTTCAAGGAAAGTGGATATTATGTTGGTCGCTACATGATTGAAACAATAGAGTTGAGACATATGTTCATTCCTGAAAAGGTATTGCTTGCTTCTGATGCATtgcttattttttattctaGAATCTATTGCATCGAAACTCTCTTCCTATTTCTACTACATTTGCTGTATTTGAAGTATTTCTGGGGTCTTTGGATTGTTTGCTGGATTTTGTTTTAT encodes:
- the LOC110793725 gene encoding uncharacterized protein, whose protein sequence is MKNSGKTKSFTIPARVFLNDQCVSLDYEDMLDWCFQREIRSSHMLILMMHLSEMVLKDGISGLYRFCDCTYLSPLRRVEKEDDRCDYLYRVFACNDGKNKYQLFFLPYIEDRDWMLVVICPWIALVQWLDPLGAQNEPPEFAQTIINRQSSNLARITEKISQKQRRTLSLSGKKLSALANLQASRKVDIMLVAT